One segment of Meriones unguiculatus strain TT.TT164.6M chromosome 3, Bangor_MerUng_6.1, whole genome shotgun sequence DNA contains the following:
- the Polr1e gene encoding DNA-directed RNA polymerase I subunit RPA49, which produces MAAPANPELAGQTGDAETEVLQSARWLYCGEPDDRQKAVLVQFSNGKLQNPGNMRFTLYNSSDSVNPRQRNHRILAAETDRLSYVGNNFGTGALKCNTLCRHFVGILNKTSGQMEVYDAELFNMQPLFAEDAIEPPPPLENQNKTFREKLDSCIEAFGSTKQKRSLNSRRMNKVGSESLNLTVAKAAENIIDTKGVNALVSDAMQDDIQDDSLYLPPCHADAATPEDVYRFEDILSPAEYDALESPSEAFRKVTSEDILKMIEENSHCSFVIEMLKSLPSDEESRDRQARRVWFLDALIRFRAQKVIKGKSPLGPGIPHIINTKLLKQFTCLTYNNGSLRNLISSSMKAKITAYAIILALHINNFQIDLTLLQRDLKLSEKRMTEIAKAMRLKISKRKVSLADGREEEHRLGTLSVPLPPAQTSDRQSKRKKIQ; this is translated from the exons ATGGCTGCTCCGGCGAATCCCGAGCTCGCTGGCCAGACTGGAGACGCGGAGACAGAGGTGCTGCAGAGTGCACGGTGGCTGTACTGTGGAGAGCCTGACGACAGGCAGAAAGCTGTGCTGG TCCAGTTCTCCAATGGGAAGCTGCAGAATCCAGGCAACATGCGCTTCACCTTGTACAACAGCAGCGACTCGGTAAACCCCAGGCAGAGGAACCATCGGATCCTG GCAGCTGAAACAGACAGGCTCTCCTATGTTGGAAACAACTTTGGGACTGGTGCCCTCAAGTGCAACACTCTTTGCAG acACTTTGTGGGGATTCTGAATAAGACCTCTGGCCAGATGGAAGTATATGATGCTGAATTGTTCAACATGCAGCCACTGTTTGCTG AAGATGCTATTGAGCCTCCGCCTCCCCTGGAGAATCAGAACAAGACTTTCAGGGAGAAG TTGGATTCTTGCATTGAAGCCTTTGGAAGCACCAAGCAGAAGCGGTCCCTGAACTCCAGGAGAATGAACAAAGTCGGCAGCGAATCTTTGAATCTCACAGTCGCTAAAGCTGCGGAGAACATCATCGACACGAAGGGGGTGAATG CTCTGGTCAGTGACGCCATGCAGGATGACATACAGGATGACTCCCTCTACCTTCCTCCCTGCCACGCTGACGCAGCCACGCCCGAAGACGTGTACAGATTTGAAGACA TTCTGTCCCCAGCTGAGTATGACGCTCTGGAGAGCCCATCTGAAGCCTTCAGAAAGGTCACATCAGAAGACATACTGAAGATGATTGAAGAGAACAG CCACTGCTCCTTCGTCATAGAAATGCTGAAGTCTCTGCCATCAGATGAGGAGAGTCGCGACCGGCAAGCCCGAAGAGTCTGGTTTCTAGATGCCCTCATCAGATTCCGAGCTCAGAAAGTGATAAAGGGGAAAA GTCCCCTGGGCCCTGGGATCCCCCACATCATCAACACCAAGCTGCTGAAGCAGTTCACCTGCCTGACGTACAACAATGGCAG TTTACGGAACTTAATTTCGAGTTCTATGAAGGCCAAAATCACTGCATATGCAATCATACTTGCCTTGCATATAAATAACTTCCAGATCGACCTGACTCTGTTGCAGAGGGACTTGAAACTCAGTGAGAAAAG GATGACTGAGATAGCAAAAGCCATGAGGCTGAAGATCTCCAAAAGAAAGGTGTCCCTGGCAGATGGCAGGGAAGAGGAACACAGACTAGGCACTCTGTCTGTCCCACTGCCTCCGGCCCAGACCTCAGACCGCCAGTCAAAGCGGAAGAAGATTCAGTAG